A genomic stretch from bacterium includes:
- a CDS encoding phytanoyl-CoA dioxygenase family protein, with product MKKHELNESFRWEDHKGPFRLIDSDQARQFDEQGFLVFEGVFDADAIDALTRELDPIERELEDVVRKHLGGKMFIVRAGEITFTPHAVTRSPRAKRVTQCQFFRDLVHDLIGDDVRLYWDQTVYKKPGTVDDFPWHQDNGYNYVEPQQYLTCWVALTDADEENGCPVVLPGFHRDGTWDHEKTDLGFDCGVDESGFETIAAPVKAGGVVVFSSLTPHKTGPNLTTDRTRKAYVIQFAPDGASIVGREGGNLVRTLCDAPDRQHPVLVAGAAPPGDDAAESGESLG from the coding sequence ATCAGGCCCGGCAGTTCGACGAGCAGGGTTTTCTGGTATTCGAGGGCGTCTTCGACGCGGATGCGATCGATGCACTCACCAGGGAACTCGACCCCATCGAGCGCGAACTCGAGGATGTGGTTCGCAAACACCTCGGCGGAAAGATGTTCATCGTCCGCGCGGGTGAGATCACCTTCACGCCACACGCCGTGACCCGCTCACCCAGGGCCAAGCGGGTTACGCAATGCCAGTTCTTCCGCGATCTGGTGCACGACCTGATCGGCGACGATGTGCGCCTCTACTGGGACCAGACGGTCTACAAGAAGCCGGGGACGGTCGATGACTTCCCGTGGCATCAGGACAACGGATACAACTACGTCGAGCCGCAGCAGTATCTGACCTGCTGGGTGGCATTGACGGATGCCGACGAGGAGAACGGCTGCCCGGTCGTACTTCCCGGGTTTCATCGGGATGGCACCTGGGACCACGAGAAAACCGACCTGGGTTTCGACTGTGGCGTGGACGAAAGCGGGTTCGAAACCATCGCCGCTCCCGTCAAGGCGGGCGGTGTGGTGGTCTTCTCATCACTCACGCCACACAAGACGGGGCCCAACCTGACCACGGACCGAACGCGCAAGGCTTACGTGATTCAGTTCGCTCCGGACGGTGCGAGTATCGTCGGCCGAGAGGGCGGCAACCTCGTGCGCACCCTCTGCGACGCCCCTGACCGGCAGCATCCCGTCCTGGTGGCTGGTGCGGCTCCGCCCGGCGATGACGCAGCGGAATCGGGTGAGTCACTCGGCTAG
- a CDS encoding acyl-CoA/acyl-ACP dehydrogenase, with protein MDFSFDPELENIRHEARRLADQFDDDYWRTHEEKHEFPWDFYNAFAEQGWIGIIVPEEYGGAGMGVVHAAVLLGAVAHSAGVQNAASALHISIFGMGPVIHHGSEELKRRYLPPTASGELHVSFGVTEDDAGTDTSRIRTFARRDGSRWIINGKKIWNTKAQQAAKCLLLARTTAREECAKPLQGMTLFLIDLDPKHVEIRPIDKCGRNAVNSNELFIHDLPVEDVDVVGEVGHGFRCLLNGLNPERIVLAAESVGIGRQALDKAVHYAKERVVFDRPIGMNQAIAHPLADSYSELEAAELLWQKAAWAYDAGENVGPLANMAKLRASEAAFRACDRAMQTFGGMGYAKECNVERYWRESRMSRIAPISNEMILNFVSEHVLGLPRSY; from the coding sequence ATGGACTTCTCTTTCGATCCCGAGCTAGAGAACATTCGACACGAAGCGCGTCGTCTGGCCGATCAGTTCGACGACGACTACTGGCGTACGCATGAAGAGAAGCACGAGTTCCCATGGGACTTCTACAATGCCTTCGCGGAACAGGGCTGGATCGGAATCATCGTTCCGGAGGAGTATGGCGGCGCGGGCATGGGCGTCGTGCATGCAGCGGTGTTGCTGGGGGCGGTCGCACATAGCGCGGGTGTCCAGAATGCAGCCTCCGCACTCCATATTTCGATCTTCGGTATGGGCCCGGTCATCCACCACGGCTCCGAGGAGCTGAAGCGGCGCTACCTCCCGCCCACGGCGAGTGGCGAGCTTCACGTTTCCTTTGGTGTCACTGAAGACGACGCAGGCACGGACACTTCGCGCATTCGAACGTTCGCGCGGCGCGATGGCTCGCGCTGGATCATCAACGGCAAGAAGATCTGGAACACCAAGGCGCAGCAGGCCGCGAAGTGTCTGCTCCTCGCGCGCACCACTGCGCGAGAGGAGTGCGCGAAGCCGCTCCAGGGCATGACGCTCTTCTTGATCGATCTGGATCCGAAGCACGTCGAGATCCGGCCGATCGACAAGTGCGGCCGCAACGCAGTCAATTCGAACGAACTCTTCATTCACGATCTGCCGGTCGAAGATGTGGACGTGGTGGGCGAGGTCGGCCACGGTTTCCGCTGCCTGCTCAATGGACTCAACCCCGAGCGGATCGTGTTGGCCGCCGAATCGGTGGGGATCGGGCGCCAGGCTCTCGACAAGGCGGTGCACTACGCGAAGGAGCGTGTGGTCTTCGATCGGCCCATCGGCATGAACCAGGCCATCGCTCACCCGCTGGCCGACTCCTACTCCGAACTCGAAGCCGCGGAACTGCTGTGGCAGAAGGCTGCCTGGGCCTACGACGCCGGCGAGAATGTCGGCCCACTCGCAAACATGGCCAAGCTCCGCGCCAGCGAAGCGGCCTTCAGGGCCTGCGACCGAGCCATGCAGACGTTCGGCGGAATGGGCTACGCGAAGGAGTGCAACGTGGAGCGATACTGGCGCGAGTCGCGCATGTCACGCATCGCACCCATCTCCAACGAGATGATCCTGAACTTCGTATCCGAGCACGTACTCGGCTTGCCGCGCAGCTACTGA
- a CDS encoding nitroreductase translates to MATAASLKSALWDLKVRLQFTGWLQYLPNALLALVLGGVAVIGWFVGAFPALLFWTPLALASLLAVNLVFDVVTVKLGFRPAEPTPARLDHLDAFDLMRARVSCRSFQSRDLSPEHHEELMALVARQIEPAQQLGHHPIRFEYVAAPLTVWPAVGAREFLVAIAPREYDRMSVVDVGRSLQKVVHHATRMGLATCWIGPGADHESILRHLGPRFDPERDHIICVCAVGYVSKFKPAVLRLIQRVQRNRLPIAELFFATPGLRVPLDPEASPFDAFGRCYEVCQWAPSSFNGQTTRCAAVVDEQGRATRFDFFATTHSQFYAPVALGIWLANWEIGCEAAECPGRFEVLGPEERGVTNVSELPRYDISWIRDAG, encoded by the coding sequence CAAGGTTCGGCTCCAGTTCACCGGCTGGCTCCAGTACCTGCCGAACGCTCTGCTCGCTTTGGTGCTGGGCGGGGTCGCCGTCATCGGCTGGTTCGTCGGAGCCTTCCCGGCACTGCTGTTCTGGACGCCGCTGGCGCTGGCCTCGCTGCTGGCGGTGAACCTCGTGTTCGACGTGGTGACCGTGAAGCTGGGGTTCCGGCCGGCCGAGCCCACGCCGGCACGTCTGGATCACCTCGACGCCTTCGACCTCATGCGGGCAAGGGTGTCGTGTCGTTCATTCCAGTCGCGGGACCTGTCGCCCGAACATCACGAAGAGCTGATGGCCCTGGTCGCTCGTCAGATCGAGCCCGCACAGCAGTTGGGCCATCACCCCATCCGCTTCGAGTACGTTGCAGCACCCCTCACCGTGTGGCCGGCGGTAGGCGCACGCGAGTTCCTGGTGGCCATCGCCCCGCGAGAATACGACCGTATGTCCGTCGTCGACGTGGGGCGCAGCCTTCAGAAGGTGGTGCACCACGCCACTCGAATGGGCCTCGCCACCTGCTGGATCGGGCCCGGTGCCGATCACGAGAGCATCCTGCGCCACCTGGGTCCCCGCTTCGACCCCGAACGCGACCACATCATCTGCGTCTGCGCCGTAGGTTATGTCTCGAAGTTCAAGCCCGCGGTGCTCCGTCTGATACAGCGGGTGCAGCGCAACCGTCTGCCGATTGCCGAGCTGTTCTTCGCCACCCCGGGCCTGAGGGTCCCCCTCGACCCAGAGGCGTCGCCCTTCGACGCCTTCGGCCGCTGCTACGAGGTGTGCCAGTGGGCCCCTTCATCGTTCAACGGCCAGACCACCCGCTGCGCCGCCGTGGTGGACGAGCAGGGCAGGGCGACCCGCTTCGACTTCTTCGCAACGACGCACTCGCAATTCTATGCGCCTGTGGCGCTCGGCATCTGGCTCGCGAATTGGGAGATAGGCTGCGAGGCTGCGGAGTGTCCCGGCCGCTTCGAGGTTCTCGGGCCCGAGGAGCGCGGCGTGACCAACGTCTCCGAGCTTCCCCGCTACGACATCAGCTGGATTCGCGACGCGGGGTGA